The nucleotide sequence GTCTTTGCCGACGACAAACTCTACTGTTCCAGCCGACTGGTAGTTAACCGCTTTAGCAAGAGCAACTGCTTGCTCGCCCATGGCCTTACGAGTAGCAGGATCGATAAATGGCGATGGCGCCTCTTCAATCACCTTTTGATGGCGACGTTGAATAGAGCAGTCACGCTCGTTGAGGTAGACCACATTGCCATGAGAATCGCCCAAGATTTGTATCTCGATATGTCTTGGGCCTTCAACAAACTTTTCAATAAAGATGCGATCATCCCCAAAGCTATTCATAGCTTCGGTTTTACATGCTGCAAAGCCTTCGGCAGCCTCTTTGTCATTAAACGCCACACGCAAGCCCTTACCACCGCCACCTGCTGAGGCTTTAATCATGACTGGATAGCCAATACCTTGAGCAATCTTGACAGCCTCTTCGTTGGTGTCAATGGCATCGTTGTAACCAGGAATCGTATTGACCTTAGCCTCTTGAGCTAGTTTCTTAGAAGCGATCTTGTCCCCCATGGCTGCAATAGACTGATGCTTAGGTCCAATAAAGACGATGCCTTCCTCTTCGCAACGCTTAGCGAACTGCTCGTTCTCAGAGAGGAATCCATAGCCTGGGTGAACTGCTTCGGCACCGGTATCTTTACAAGCTTGTATGATCCGATCCATTACAAGATAGGACTCTCTTGATGGAGCTGGCCCAATACAAACCGCTTCATCAGCCAGCTGTACGTGTCGAGCCTCTTTATCCGCCTCTGAATACACGGCGACGGTTTTAATACCCATCTTCTTGGCGGTCTTCATCACACGGCAAGCGATCTCGCCGCGGTTAGCAATCAGAATTTTCTTAAACATTTTCGTAGTCATTTTTATCAGCGCCTTTACAGAGGAATATTGCCGTGTTTACGCGCAGGATTCTTCAAATCTTTGTCTTTTAGCATCGCTAAAGAGCGAGCGATACGCTTGCGGGTTTCGTGCGGAAGGATGACATCATCAATATATCCACGACGACCTGCCACAAAGGGATTTGCAAACTTAGATTTGTATTCCGCTTCACGAGCAGCGATCTTTTCTGGATCAGACTTCTCTTCACGGAAAATGATTTCAACCGCACCTTTAGGGCCCATCACAGCAATCTCAGCAGATGGCCAAGCGAAGTTCACATCACCTCGTAAATGCTTCGAAGCCATCACATCATATGCGCCGCCATAGGCTTTACGGGTAATGAGCGTTACTTTTGGTACTGTGCAATCTGCATATGCATAGAGTAATTTCGCACCATGTTTAATAATGCCGCCGTATTCCTGAGCTGTTCCTGGCATAAATCCAGGCACATCGACCAATGTCACCACAGGAATATTGAAGGCATCACAGAAGCGCACAAAACGCGCCGCTTTAATAGAGGCCTTAATATCTAAGCAACCTGCTAATACCAACGGTTGATTTGCCACAATACCAATTGAGCGACCTTCCATTCGTGCAAAACCAATGACGATGTTCTTTGCATAATCCGGTTGAAGCTCAAAGAATTCGCCATCATCAACAATCTTCTCTATCAACTCTTTCATGTCATAAGGTTGATTCGGGTTGGAGGGCACTAAGGTATCTAGAGAGAAATCTGGCTCTTCGGTACGGTTTGCACCTTTGATAAGGGGAGGCTTCTCACGAT is from Polynucleobacter sp. MWH-UH23A and encodes:
- a CDS encoding acyl-CoA carboxylase subunit beta, with protein sequence MKEIIQQLEAKRELARLGGGQKRIQAQHSKGKLTARERIELLLDAGTFEEWDMFVEHRCHDFGMGDQTVPGDGVVTGYGMINGRLVFVFSQDFTVLGGSLSEAHAEKICKIMDQAMKVGAPVIGLNDSGGARIQEGVASLGGYAEIFQRNVTASGVIPQISLIMGPSAGGAVYSPALTDFIFMVKDSSYMFVTGPEVVKTVTHEDVTAEELGGAVTHSTVSGVCDLAFDNDVDAIMMLRRFFNYLPLSNREKPPLIKGANRTEEPDFSLDTLVPSNPNQPYDMKELIEKIVDDGEFFELQPDYAKNIVIGFARMEGRSIGIVANQPLVLAGCLDIKASIKAARFVRFCDAFNIPVVTLVDVPGFMPGTAQEYGGIIKHGAKLLYAYADCTVPKVTLITRKAYGGAYDVMASKHLRGDVNFAWPSAEIAVMGPKGAVEIIFREEKSDPEKIAAREAEYKSKFANPFVAGRRGYIDDVILPHETRKRIARSLAMLKDKDLKNPARKHGNIPL